From Luteococcus japonicus, one genomic window encodes:
- a CDS encoding recombinase family protein: MPRAAVIYCRISLDQRDGAGVERQELECRALARREGYEVIEVCVDNSVSAYSGVRRPAFERTVELLTSGRADVLLCWHLDRVTRSLDDLQRLLRINGLLIHPVTGTIVDTSDASAVMSGSILTVVSRFESQHKSERVIAAARAKAQKGLLTSGRIWGYNADGTATEEACLAIPTLFETFIRTHNLEAARDAFIQIAPDAPSSRTVIRSRLTQPVYAGISTFRGEVFDVEPQWEPLIPREVFRRAEVILNSPNRRYTGHERGVVQGLGTGLFICGKCGESMIAGGVMNTAGGKRQAYRCRTNAHLNRDREDIDRAVMALLLWRLEIASAKAALLPRNDAPDPAARLSERLTEAERKLAEVTEDYVADLLPRSTALPAIERLRSEIEAMGRELATMGWEGPKPRAYNVSQTILALPLHALRQVLAATMVVTLPPLPPPTGVRKKGQRVGLREGSITVEWLDEPSFDSWHSSHHRPDWSGLTWPLPDAPDWLLDQLNDAPALSPSVRQAVWRAVAPYAIGVEPLPRTSDGDLDMAQVADIGSGEA, from the coding sequence ATGCCTCGTGCCGCCGTCATCTACTGCCGCATCTCGCTGGACCAGCGAGACGGAGCTGGCGTGGAGCGCCAGGAGCTGGAGTGCCGGGCGCTGGCCCGACGCGAGGGGTACGAGGTCATCGAGGTGTGCGTGGACAACTCCGTCAGTGCGTACAGCGGTGTTCGTCGTCCGGCCTTCGAGCGGACGGTGGAGCTACTCACATCCGGTCGGGCAGACGTGCTCCTGTGCTGGCATCTCGACCGGGTAACCCGCTCGCTGGACGACCTGCAACGACTGCTGCGCATCAATGGTCTGCTAATCCATCCCGTCACCGGCACCATCGTTGACACCAGTGATGCCTCGGCGGTGATGAGCGGCAGCATCCTGACGGTGGTCAGCCGGTTCGAGTCCCAGCACAAGTCCGAGCGCGTCATCGCGGCTGCCAGGGCGAAGGCTCAGAAAGGCCTACTCACCTCGGGGCGTATCTGGGGATACAACGCAGATGGGACAGCCACGGAGGAAGCCTGCCTGGCCATCCCGACCCTGTTCGAGACCTTCATCCGCACCCACAACCTGGAGGCAGCCCGCGACGCCTTCATCCAGATAGCGCCAGATGCACCATCAAGCCGAACGGTCATTCGCAGCCGACTGACTCAACCCGTGTACGCGGGGATTTCGACCTTTCGAGGCGAAGTCTTCGATGTCGAGCCTCAATGGGAGCCGCTCATCCCCCGCGAGGTCTTCCGCCGCGCCGAGGTCATCCTCAACTCTCCCAACCGCCGCTACACCGGCCATGAGCGCGGCGTCGTCCAAGGGCTCGGAACGGGCCTGTTCATCTGCGGCAAGTGCGGTGAGTCCATGATTGCCGGCGGCGTGATGAACACCGCCGGGGGCAAGCGACAGGCCTACCGGTGCCGGACCAACGCCCACCTCAACCGCGACCGGGAGGACATCGACAGGGCCGTCATGGCTCTGCTGCTCTGGCGGCTGGAAATAGCCAGCGCGAAGGCGGCACTCCTGCCTCGCAATGATGCCCCCGACCCCGCCGCACGGCTGTCCGAACGGCTCACGGAGGCTGAAAGGAAGCTGGCTGAGGTGACGGAAGATTACGTGGCCGACCTCCTGCCCCGAAGCACCGCGTTGCCCGCCATCGAACGCCTCAGGAGCGAAATTGAGGCCATGGGGCGCGAGCTGGCCACCATGGGCTGGGAAGGACCCAAGCCCCGCGCCTACAACGTGAGCCAGACCATCCTTGCGCTCCCCTTGCATGCACTGCGTCAGGTCCTCGCGGCCACGATGGTGGTGACCCTGCCGCCACTGCCGCCGCCCACGGGCGTGCGCAAGAAGGGGCAACGTGTGGGCCTGCGGGAGGGCTCCATCACGGTGGAGTGGCTGGACGAGCCCTCCTTCGACAGTTGGCATTCTTCCCACCACCGCCCCGACTGGTCAGGGCTGACCTGGCCGCTGCCCGATGCACCCGACTGGCTGCTCGACCAGCTCAATGATGCTCCTGCGCTCTCCCCCTCAGTGCGCCAAGCCGTCTGGCGGGCGGTCGCCCCATATGCAATCGGTGTGGAGCCCTTGCCACGAACATCGGATGGCGACCTCGATATGGCGCAGGTTGCGGATATCGGCAGCGGCGAGGCCTAA
- the mca gene encoding mycothiol conjugate amidase Mca, translated as MSSTVSAQTPPALRLMHVHAHPDDESSKGAATTAKYVAEGVQVMVATCTGGERGSVLNPKMDRPEVWKDIAAIRHLEMDKAREILGVEQRWLGYIDSGFPEGDPLPPLPEGCFGLVDPDVAAQPLVRLIREFKPQVVTTYDEKGGYPHADHIMCHRITLAAVQQAADPNMHSDLGPAWQVSKLYYQMGFHRLRLAALDAAMHEKGLESPYVERLAKWEDFEYEKRITTRIPCADWFPVRDAALLAHATQIDPDGPWFAVPTEVQQKVWPTEDFELVFSTVPTTLPEDDLFAGLRQQVAEDPSEDWTI; from the coding sequence ATGTCCTCGACAGTCTCTGCCCAGACCCCTCCCGCTCTGCGCCTGATGCACGTGCACGCGCACCCCGACGACGAGTCGAGCAAGGGTGCCGCCACCACCGCGAAATACGTCGCCGAAGGCGTCCAGGTGATGGTGGCCACCTGCACCGGTGGTGAGCGCGGCAGCGTGCTGAACCCCAAGATGGATCGTCCCGAGGTGTGGAAGGACATCGCCGCCATCCGGCATCTGGAGATGGACAAGGCCCGGGAGATCCTGGGCGTCGAGCAGCGCTGGCTGGGCTACATCGACTCGGGATTCCCGGAGGGGGATCCGCTGCCGCCGCTGCCGGAGGGTTGCTTCGGTCTGGTGGATCCCGACGTGGCGGCCCAGCCGCTGGTGCGCCTGATCCGTGAGTTCAAGCCGCAGGTGGTGACCACCTACGATGAGAAGGGCGGTTACCCGCATGCCGACCACATCATGTGCCACCGCATCACCTTGGCCGCCGTCCAGCAGGCCGCGGATCCCAACATGCATTCGGACCTGGGCCCGGCCTGGCAGGTCAGCAAGCTCTATTACCAGATGGGTTTTCACCGGCTCCGGCTGGCGGCCCTGGATGCCGCGATGCACGAGAAGGGCCTGGAGTCCCCCTATGTGGAGCGCCTCGCCAAGTGGGAGGACTTCGAGTACGAGAAGCGGATCACGACGCGCATCCCGTGCGCGGACTGGTTCCCGGTGCGGGACGCGGCGCTGCTGGCGCACGCCACCCAGATCGACCCGGACGGGCCCTGGTTCGCGGTGCCCACAGAGGTGCAACAGAAGGTCTGGCCCACCGAGGACTTCGAGCTGGTCTTCAGCACGGTCCCGACGACCCTGCCGGAGGACGACCTGTTCGCCGGGCTGCGCCAGCAGGTGGCCGAGGACCCCAGCGAGGACTGGACGATCTAG
- a CDS encoding FABP family protein produces the protein MTSNPVEALQPLIGTWRGEGHGNYPTIEAFDYTEEITFADVGKPFLVYHQRTWAPDGRPLHVEMGYLRTPSPGVVEITMALPTGQAETGVGTVAADPFQITLDCVVASTPSAKPVTGSRRALGLDGDVLQTSYAMAAMGLELQPHLTSRLVRQAAG, from the coding sequence ATGACGAGCAATCCCGTGGAAGCCCTGCAGCCCCTGATCGGCACCTGGCGGGGTGAGGGTCACGGCAACTATCCGACCATCGAGGCCTTCGACTACACCGAGGAGATCACCTTCGCCGACGTGGGCAAGCCCTTCCTCGTCTACCACCAGCGCACCTGGGCACCCGACGGGCGCCCCCTGCACGTGGAGATGGGCTACCTGCGCACGCCCAGCCCCGGCGTGGTGGAGATCACGATGGCCCTGCCCACAGGCCAGGCCGAGACCGGCGTCGGCACCGTGGCTGCGGATCCCTTCCAGATCACCCTGGACTGTGTGGTGGCAAGCACTCCGTCTGCCAAGCCGGTCACGGGCAGCCGCCGTGCCCTGGGCCTGGACGGTGACGTGCTGCAGACCAGCTACGCCATGGCTGCGATGGGGCTGGAGTTGCAACCGCACCTGACCAGCCGCCTGGTGCGTCAGGCCGCTGGGTAG
- a CDS encoding uracil-DNA glycosylase, whose translation MNAPRPLDQIIAPDWAAALAPVEEQVHRMGDFLRTEIAEGRGYLPAGDRVLRAFTRPLADVRVLVVGQDPYPTPGHPVGLSFSVEPDVRPVPRSLQNIYTELREDLGIEPAAHGDLSAWFDQGVLLLNRVLTVRPGAAGSHRGKGWEAVTQRAIEALVEREGPLVAILWGRDAQSLRPMLGQVPMIASPHPSPLSARSGFFGSRPFSRANQLLAEQGAGPIDWRLPDPAHP comes from the coding sequence ATGAACGCCCCTCGCCCTCTGGACCAGATCATCGCGCCAGACTGGGCGGCCGCCCTGGCACCCGTCGAGGAGCAGGTGCACCGGATGGGTGACTTCCTGCGCACCGAGATCGCGGAGGGTCGGGGCTATCTGCCTGCCGGTGACCGGGTACTGCGGGCCTTCACCCGGCCGCTGGCCGACGTGCGGGTTCTGGTCGTCGGGCAGGACCCCTACCCCACCCCCGGGCATCCGGTGGGACTCAGCTTCTCCGTCGAGCCCGACGTCCGGCCCGTCCCGCGAAGCCTGCAGAACATCTACACCGAGCTGCGTGAGGACCTGGGGATCGAACCCGCCGCCCACGGTGACCTGTCGGCCTGGTTCGACCAGGGTGTCCTGCTGCTCAACCGGGTGCTCACCGTCCGGCCGGGTGCCGCCGGGTCCCATCGGGGCAAGGGGTGGGAGGCCGTCACACAGCGCGCCATCGAGGCCCTGGTGGAGCGGGAGGGCCCGCTGGTGGCCATCCTGTGGGGCCGCGACGCCCAGTCCCTGCGGCCGATGTTGGGTCAGGTCCCCATGATCGCCAGCCCGCATCCGTCGCCCCTGTCGGCCCGTTCGGGCTTCTTCGGCTCACGGCCCTTCAGCCGCGCCAACCAGTTGCTGGCCGAGCAGGGTGCCGGCCCCATCGACTGGCGTCTGCCAGACCCTGCCCACCCGTAG
- a CDS encoding DUF4307 domain-containing protein gives MSSLTEADRARIAARYPATPARHRLYLVLATVLAVLLAGWLAWAGGRGATPDVVADVHSFHDGGEHQITADLRVQRKDPARPAVCTLEATAENFVRVGELEATIPPGTGRITRISVPVKTVNRAVSVTVQNCRPA, from the coding sequence GTGAGTTCATTGACCGAGGCCGACCGCGCCCGCATCGCCGCCCGCTACCCCGCGACCCCGGCACGACATCGTCTCTACCTGGTGCTGGCGACGGTTCTGGCGGTGCTGCTCGCCGGGTGGCTGGCCTGGGCCGGTGGCCGCGGGGCGACGCCCGATGTGGTGGCCGATGTGCACAGCTTCCACGACGGCGGCGAGCACCAGATCACGGCGGACCTCAGGGTGCAGCGCAAGGATCCGGCACGGCCCGCGGTGTGCACGCTCGAGGCGACCGCGGAGAATTTCGTGCGCGTCGGGGAACTGGAGGCCACCATCCCGCCCGGCACCGGCCGGATCACGCGGATCTCCGTGCCGGTCAAGACCGTCAACCGCGCGGTCTCCGTCACCGTCCAGAACTGCCGGCCGGCCTGA
- the greA gene encoding transcription elongation factor GreA produces MSENATDVVWLTQDAYDKLTGELEYLKGDGRTEVTTKIAQARDEGDLSENGGYHAAREEQGQMEARILQLEDILRRAKVGEAPKTGEAAPGTQVTVAYFGDEDDTDTFLLGSREVMGLDESVDIQVFSPQSPLGAAVLGKKVGESSSYEAPNGKTIEITVVKVENFQA; encoded by the coding sequence ATGTCTGAAAACGCAACCGACGTCGTCTGGCTCACCCAGGATGCCTACGACAAGCTGACCGGCGAGCTGGAGTACCTCAAGGGCGACGGCCGTACCGAGGTCACCACCAAGATCGCCCAGGCCCGCGATGAGGGCGACCTGTCCGAGAACGGCGGCTACCACGCCGCGCGCGAGGAGCAGGGCCAGATGGAGGCCCGCATCCTCCAGCTGGAGGACATCCTGCGTCGCGCCAAGGTCGGCGAGGCCCCCAAGACGGGCGAGGCCGCCCCGGGTACCCAGGTCACCGTCGCCTACTTCGGCGATGAGGACGACACCGACACCTTCCTGCTGGGCTCCCGCGAGGTGATGGGTCTCGACGAGTCCGTCGACATCCAGGTCTTCAGCCCGCAGTCCCCGCTGGGCGCCGCGGTGCTGGGCAAGAAGGTGGGCGAGAGCTCCAGCTACGAGGCCCCCAATGGCAAGACCATCGAGATCACCGTCGTGAAGGTGGAGAACTTCCAGGCCTGA
- the msrA gene encoding peptide-methionine (S)-S-oxide reductase MsrA translates to MLFHRIFGDPLDRDFPGSRTAYFAMGCFWGAEKLFWQHDGVLSTAVGYMGGQLANPSYEQTCTGRTGHAETVRVVFDPSVVGYEELLRVFFENHDPTQGDRQGNDVGSQYRSALFTVDDEQAETAARMRATFQTSLSAAGYGSITTTIEAAGQFWLAEEFHQQYLDRVPGGYCPSHGTGVCL, encoded by the coding sequence ATGCTCTTCCATCGCATCTTTGGTGATCCCCTGGACCGTGACTTCCCCGGCAGCCGGACGGCCTACTTCGCCATGGGCTGTTTCTGGGGCGCGGAGAAGCTCTTCTGGCAGCACGACGGGGTGTTGTCGACGGCCGTGGGCTACATGGGCGGGCAGCTGGCCAACCCCAGCTATGAGCAGACCTGCACCGGACGAACCGGGCACGCGGAGACGGTGCGCGTGGTCTTCGACCCGTCGGTGGTGGGCTACGAGGAGCTGCTGCGGGTCTTCTTCGAGAACCACGACCCAACGCAGGGTGACCGGCAGGGCAATGACGTCGGCAGCCAGTACCGCTCGGCGCTGTTCACGGTCGACGACGAGCAGGCCGAAACGGCTGCGCGGATGCGGGCCACCTTCCAGACCAGCCTGTCCGCCGCGGGCTACGGCTCCATCACCACGACGATCGAGGCGGCCGGGCAGTTCTGGCTGGCCGAGGAATTCCACCAGCAGTACCTGGACCGTGTGCCCGGTGGTTATTGTCCCAGTCATGGCACGGGCGTCTGTCTATGA
- a CDS encoding recombinase family protein, with the protein MTTRPDIVREPENVPELPDTDSGTPVVAYLRVSTSGQSVDSQRLAIERSGFTIQREFVDSASGARADRQGLGDLLVWVREGDVVVTYSLSRLSRSTRDLLGIIEQLEAKGAQLVSVTEAIDTATPAGRLLITVLSSIAAFERETLVDRTKAGLDVARAKGRRLGRPPTDAALVREVERLRAQGMSAAAACREVGIGRATYYAHAAAEKSHM; encoded by the coding sequence ATGACCACGCGTCCAGATATCGTCCGAGAACCCGAGAATGTCCCAGAACTCCCTGACACCGATTCCGGGACGCCGGTGGTGGCCTATCTCCGAGTGAGCACATCCGGGCAGTCGGTCGATAGCCAGCGGCTGGCCATCGAGCGGTCGGGCTTCACCATCCAGCGCGAGTTCGTGGATTCGGCCTCGGGCGCTCGTGCTGACCGCCAAGGACTGGGGGACCTCCTTGTCTGGGTCCGGGAGGGTGATGTGGTCGTCACCTACTCGCTCAGCCGTCTCTCCAGGTCCACCCGTGACCTCCTGGGCATCATTGAGCAACTGGAGGCCAAGGGGGCCCAGCTCGTCTCCGTCACCGAGGCCATCGACACGGCGACTCCTGCTGGCCGACTGCTCATCACGGTGCTGTCTAGCATCGCCGCGTTCGAGCGGGAGACGCTGGTAGACAGGACCAAGGCCGGTCTTGACGTGGCCCGTGCCAAGGGCCGAAGGCTGGGCCGTCCCCCGACTGATGCCGCGCTGGTCCGGGAGGTCGAGCGGTTGCGCGCCCAGGGCATGAGCGCTGCGGCTGCCTGCCGCGAGGTGGGCATCGGTCGTGCGACCTACTACGCCCACGCCGCCGCCGAGAAATCTCATATGTGA
- a CDS encoding AI-2E family transporter: MEDQSGQVITREMLAEEAATPGVVPHGIQLAAGWFWRLLVIGAGLYGIWFVLSGLSEVVIPLFVALLFTAALWPMKTWLQGRGLPRGAAAGLSLLALVALVAAIFSLVGAQIASQSSSLADASVKSYEQFMNWLASGPLQLHETQIDGWTQKGIVWAKSQQSVFTGYAAAAGAQLGHFFAGIALALFALFYFLYEGRTFARAGFSLVPKGSRSRIADACGKGWTSLVSYVRAAVIVAAVDGLGAGIGAALVGSDLFLAIGALTFITAFVPLLGAFVAGLVSTSVVLLTLGWVKALIMLGIFVAVMELEAHVLQPFLLGKAVSIHPLAVLYGLAVGTILAGVVGALFAVPMLAFANAFIRAMRSHGSHDELPADEESGHEPAAVALSEDPSTQP, from the coding sequence GTGGAAGACCAGTCCGGCCAGGTGATCACCCGCGAGATGCTCGCCGAGGAGGCCGCCACGCCCGGCGTCGTCCCGCACGGCATCCAGCTGGCTGCCGGCTGGTTCTGGCGTCTGCTGGTGATCGGGGCCGGCCTGTACGGCATCTGGTTCGTGCTCTCCGGCCTGTCCGAGGTGGTCATCCCCCTCTTCGTCGCGCTGCTCTTCACGGCCGCACTGTGGCCCATGAAGACCTGGCTGCAGGGCAGGGGTCTCCCGCGGGGAGCGGCCGCCGGGCTCAGCCTGCTGGCGCTCGTCGCCCTCGTGGCCGCCATCTTCTCGCTGGTGGGTGCGCAGATCGCGTCCCAGAGTTCCAGCCTGGCCGACGCCTCGGTGAAGAGCTACGAGCAGTTCATGAACTGGCTGGCCAGCGGGCCGCTGCAATTGCACGAGACGCAGATCGACGGATGGACCCAGAAGGGCATTGTCTGGGCCAAGAGCCAGCAGTCGGTCTTCACCGGTTACGCCGCCGCGGCCGGTGCCCAGCTGGGGCACTTCTTCGCCGGCATCGCCCTTGCGTTGTTCGCGCTGTTCTACTTTCTCTATGAGGGGCGGACCTTCGCCCGCGCCGGCTTCTCGCTGGTGCCGAAGGGATCTCGCAGCCGGATCGCCGATGCATGCGGCAAGGGTTGGACCTCGTTGGTCTCCTATGTGCGGGCCGCCGTGATCGTCGCCGCCGTCGACGGCCTGGGTGCCGGCATCGGCGCCGCACTGGTTGGCTCCGACCTCTTCCTGGCCATTGGCGCGCTGACCTTCATCACGGCCTTCGTGCCGCTGCTCGGGGCCTTCGTCGCGGGCCTGGTCTCCACCAGTGTCGTGCTGCTCACCCTGGGATGGGTCAAGGCCCTGATCATGTTGGGCATCTTCGTCGCGGTGATGGAGCTGGAGGCCCATGTGCTGCAGCCCTTCCTGCTGGGCAAGGCGGTCTCCATCCATCCGCTGGCCGTGCTCTACGGTCTGGCAGTGGGCACCATCCTGGCGGGAGTGGTCGGTGCGCTGTTCGCCGTCCCGATGCTGGCCTTCGCCAATGCCTTCATCCGGGCGATGCGTTCCCACGGCAGCCACGACGAGCTCCCCGCCGACGAGGAGAGCGGTCACGAACCGGCCGCGGTGGCCCTGAGCGAAGATCCGTCAACCCAGCCGTGA
- a CDS encoding polysaccharide deacetylase family protein: MKNPRWHLPVPLVLLLALGSVGCAAEGHHSAPPVTGAGPAASSTPPVPSSMPRPAADAPRPEVDCAKEKCIALTYDDGPSPLTPKLLKAFTDRKATATLFMLGNAAETYPQIVKQAQTQGFEIASHTYDHKAISDLPDAKVAWELSRTNAVLQKLTGSKPTLVRPPYAARTSRTDQIAGAHGLAVVVWNNSPEDWVAGHDTAAIITKLTLQRASRNSILLMHDIHPWTVDAAAPTIDALQKQGYTLVTVTQLLGATKAGTLYPAA; encoded by the coding sequence GTGAAGAATCCTCGGTGGCATCTGCCTGTCCCACTGGTCCTGCTGCTTGCCCTCGGTTCGGTCGGCTGCGCGGCTGAAGGGCACCACAGCGCCCCTCCCGTGACGGGCGCCGGCCCCGCCGCCTCATCCACACCGCCCGTCCCGTCGTCGATGCCCCGGCCCGCGGCCGACGCTCCCCGGCCGGAGGTGGACTGCGCGAAGGAGAAGTGCATTGCGCTCACCTACGACGACGGCCCCAGCCCGCTCACCCCGAAGCTGCTGAAGGCCTTCACCGATCGCAAGGCCACCGCCACCCTGTTCATGCTGGGCAATGCGGCCGAGACCTACCCGCAGATCGTCAAGCAGGCGCAGACCCAGGGCTTCGAGATCGCCAGCCACACCTATGACCACAAGGCCATCAGCGACCTGCCCGACGCGAAGGTGGCTTGGGAGCTGAGCCGCACCAATGCGGTCCTGCAGAAGCTGACGGGCAGCAAGCCGACGCTGGTGCGCCCTCCCTACGCGGCCCGTACCAGCCGCACGGACCAGATCGCCGGGGCCCACGGGCTGGCCGTCGTGGTCTGGAACAACTCCCCGGAGGACTGGGTCGCCGGCCACGACACGGCCGCCATCATCACGAAACTCACCCTCCAGCGCGCCAGCCGCAATTCCATCCTGCTGATGCACGACATCCACCCCTGGACGGTGGATGCGGCGGCCCCCACCATCGACGCCCTGCAGAAGCAGGGTTACACGCTGGTCACCGTCACCCAGCTGTTGGGCGCGACGAAGGCCGGCACGCTCTACCCAGCGGCCTGA
- a CDS encoding DUF2089 domain-containing protein: MTTDQATHDHSPYRAPADCPVCAGELLTTRLGCPGCGSEVGGRFQRCRFCALDTTQLELLTVFLASRGNLREVAKQQQVSYPTARARISGLLAALGIEEIGGSESEPEPEPVGEPRALTRDELLAAVAEGRLEPSEAARLIAGL; the protein is encoded by the coding sequence ATGACCACGGACCAGGCAACCCACGACCACAGCCCCTATCGGGCCCCAGCGGACTGTCCGGTCTGCGCCGGGGAACTGCTCACCACCCGACTGGGCTGCCCAGGGTGCGGCTCGGAGGTGGGTGGCCGCTTCCAGCGCTGCCGCTTCTGTGCGCTGGACACCACACAGCTGGAGCTGCTGACCGTCTTCCTGGCCAGCCGTGGCAATCTGCGCGAGGTGGCCAAGCAACAGCAGGTCAGCTATCCGACCGCCCGCGCCCGGATCAGCGGGCTGCTGGCTGCGCTGGGGATCGAGGAGATCGGCGGTTCTGAGAGCGAGCCGGAGCCCGAGCCCGTGGGGGAACCCAGGGCGCTGACCCGCGACGAGCTGCTGGCCGCGGTCGCCGAGGGCAGGTTGGAGCCCTCCGAAGCGGCTCGGCTGATCGCCGGTCTCTGA
- a CDS encoding MFS transporter, translating into MLNPLAVISRDSRGLPRDVWVLSIIAFCVSVGFGVMVPVLPVFARSFEVSNLMVGMVISAFAAMRLLTSPACTPLISRLGERSVLGVGMFIVAASSAAAGLATSFWALLGMRALGGIGSAMFTVAAMTLLLRTVEPQLRGRASALYSGGFLIGGMAGPAVGGLFAAISLTAPFFVYAATLSVAGIVGLCLLSRPQGQVEKSEKPEMALSEAVRDVRYRAACLSNFAQGWQSFGVRSSLVPVLVTEVLHKSTSWTGIAFAIAAVAQTIALGPVGRAVDTIGRRPLMILAGLATGLAALAMPWSPTIWVLTAVLCVYGIGSAAHSTAPTAVLGDVTGGRGGAPVATFSMMSDLGAIIGPLAAGALADAFGMGIAFATGGLLLLAGAALSWTMPRYSAPRPNTLETA; encoded by the coding sequence GTGCTCAACCCCCTTGCCGTGATCTCCCGCGACAGCCGAGGCCTGCCCCGCGACGTGTGGGTGCTGTCCATCATCGCCTTCTGTGTGTCCGTGGGCTTCGGCGTCATGGTCCCCGTCCTGCCCGTCTTCGCGCGCAGCTTCGAGGTCAGCAACCTGATGGTGGGGATGGTGATCAGCGCCTTCGCCGCCATGCGGCTGTTGACCAGCCCGGCCTGCACCCCGCTCATCTCCCGGCTGGGCGAACGCTCGGTGCTGGGCGTGGGCATGTTCATCGTCGCAGCATCCTCTGCGGCGGCCGGTTTGGCGACGAGCTTCTGGGCGCTGCTGGGGATGCGGGCACTGGGCGGCATCGGCTCCGCGATGTTCACGGTCGCCGCGATGACGCTGCTGCTGCGTACCGTCGAGCCGCAGCTGCGTGGGCGGGCGTCGGCCCTGTACTCGGGCGGTTTCCTGATCGGGGGCATGGCGGGCCCGGCCGTCGGTGGCCTGTTCGCGGCCATCTCGCTGACCGCCCCCTTCTTCGTCTACGCGGCGACGTTGAGCGTGGCCGGCATCGTGGGCCTGTGTCTGCTGAGCCGCCCGCAGGGTCAGGTCGAGAAGTCCGAGAAGCCGGAGATGGCCTTGTCCGAGGCGGTGCGGGATGTGCGTTACCGGGCGGCCTGCCTCAGCAATTTCGCCCAGGGCTGGCAGTCCTTCGGGGTGCGCAGCTCGCTGGTGCCGGTGCTGGTCACCGAGGTCCTGCACAAGTCGACGTCGTGGACGGGCATCGCCTTCGCCATCGCCGCCGTCGCACAGACCATCGCGCTGGGCCCGGTGGGCCGCGCCGTGGACACCATCGGCCGTCGGCCCCTGATGATCCTGGCCGGGCTGGCCACCGGACTGGCCGCCCTGGCGATGCCGTGGTCGCCCACCATCTGGGTGCTGACCGCGGTGCTGTGCGTCTACGGCATCGGGTCGGCCGCCCACTCCACTGCCCCGACGGCGGTGCTGGGCGACGTCACCGGTGGACGTGGGGGTGCACCCGTCGCCACCTTCTCGATGATGAGTGACCTGGGCGCGATCATCGGCCCGCTGGCCGCAGGCGCCCTGGCCGACGCCTTCGGGATGGGCATTGCCTTCGCCACCGGCGGCCTGCTCCTGCTGGCCGGCGCCGCCCTGTCCTGGACCATGCCGCGGTATTCCGCACCCCGGCCCAACACCTTGGAGACCGCATGA